Proteins from one Lacrimispora sphenoides genomic window:
- the glpK gene encoding glycerol kinase GlpK, whose amino-acid sequence MAKYVMALDAGTTSNRCILFNEKGEMCSVAQKEFTQYFPKPGWVEHDANEIWSTQLGVAVEAISMIGARAEDIAAIGITNQRETTIVWDKETGEPVYHAIVWQCRRTAEYCDSLKEKGLVDTFRAKTGLVIDAYFSATKLKWILDNVEGVRERAEKGELLFGTVETWLIWKLTKGKVHVTDYSNASRTMMFNINTLMWDDEILAELNIPKSMLPEAKPSSCVYGESDPQFFGGIIPIGGAAGDQQAALFGQTCFNAGEAKNTYGTGCFMLMNTGEKPVFSKNGLVTTIAWGLDGKVNYALEGSIFVAGAAIQWLRDELKLIDSAQDSEYMAKKVKDTNGCYVVPAFTGLGAPHWDQYARGTLVGITRGVNKYHIIRATLDSLCYQVNDVLQAMRADSGIQLAALKVDGGASANNYLMQTQADIIDAPVNRPQCVETTAMGAAYLAGLAVGYWANKEEVINNWAIDKTFTPEISEDKRKTMINGWNKAVKYSFGWSKEEKNED is encoded by the coding sequence ATGGCGAAGTATGTAATGGCATTGGACGCGGGTACGACAAGTAACAGATGTATCCTTTTTAACGAAAAGGGTGAGATGTGCAGTGTGGCACAAAAAGAATTCACACAATATTTTCCAAAGCCAGGCTGGGTAGAGCATGATGCAAATGAAATCTGGTCAACACAGCTTGGAGTTGCAGTTGAGGCTATATCAATGATCGGTGCACGCGCAGAAGATATCGCGGCAATCGGTATCACGAATCAGCGTGAAACAACAATTGTATGGGATAAGGAGACTGGGGAGCCCGTATATCATGCGATTGTATGGCAGTGCCGGAGAACCGCCGAATACTGTGACTCTTTGAAAGAAAAAGGCTTAGTTGACACCTTCCGGGCGAAAACAGGTTTAGTAATTGATGCTTATTTTTCAGCGACAAAGTTAAAATGGATTCTTGATAACGTAGAAGGTGTACGGGAACGTGCAGAAAAGGGTGAATTACTGTTTGGTACGGTAGAGACCTGGCTGATCTGGAAGCTGACGAAGGGTAAGGTTCATGTAACGGATTACTCCAATGCTTCCCGTACCATGATGTTTAACATCAATACGTTAATGTGGGATGATGAAATTCTGGCAGAACTTAATATCCCGAAATCAATGCTTCCGGAAGCTAAGCCATCGAGCTGCGTATATGGGGAAAGTGATCCGCAGTTTTTCGGCGGCATCATTCCGATCGGCGGCGCCGCAGGCGATCAGCAGGCCGCATTGTTTGGCCAGACTTGCTTTAATGCCGGTGAAGCAAAGAATACATATGGAACCGGATGCTTTATGCTGATGAACACCGGTGAGAAGCCGGTATTCTCTAAGAATGGTCTCGTAACAACGATTGCCTGGGGATTGGACGGCAAAGTGAATTATGCACTGGAAGGTTCAATCTTTGTGGCGGGTGCTGCGATTCAATGGCTGCGGGATGAATTAAAGCTGATCGATTCTGCTCAGGATTCCGAGTATATGGCAAAGAAGGTTAAGGATACCAACGGCTGTTATGTGGTTCCGGCGTTTACAGGTCTTGGTGCACCTCATTGGGATCAGTATGCCAGAGGTACTTTAGTTGGAATTACCCGTGGTGTAAACAAATATCATATTATCCGGGCAACTCTGGATTCCCTCTGCTATCAGGTAAACGATGTTCTGCAGGCGATGCGTGCTGACTCCGGCATTCAGCTGGCTGCTCTTAAGGTAGATGGTGGCGCAAGTGCCAACAATTATCTGATGCAGACGCAGGCAGATATCATTGATGCACCGGTTAACCGCCCACAATGTGTCGAGACGACCGCGATGGGAGCTGCATATCTGGCAGGGCTTGCAGTTGGCTACTGGGCAAATAAAGAAGAAGTCATTAATAACTGGGCAATTGATAAAACCTTTACTCCGGAAATCTCAGAGGATAAGAGGAAAACAATGATAAATGGCTGGAACAAAGCCGTTAAGTATTCTTTTGGATGGTCAAAGGAAGAAAAAAACGAAGACTAA
- a CDS encoding MIP/aquaporin family protein, producing the protein MLPYIAEFIGTMILILLGDGVVANVTLNKSGMKGAGSIQITFAWGLAVLIPAFIFGAASGAHFNPAITIALALDGSMAWGLVPGYIVAQFAGAFCGAVLVYLLFKDQFDATESQATKLGVFSTGPAIPNMGRNILSEAIGTFVLMFSIKGIAQVGGIATGLDKFLVFGIIVSVGMSLGGLTGYAINPARDLGPRIAHSVLPIKDKGDSNWGYAPVVIVGPVIGAVAAVLLYQAIPWA; encoded by the coding sequence ATGTTGCCATATATAGCAGAATTTATCGGAACAATGATTCTGATTCTTTTAGGCGATGGCGTTGTAGCAAACGTAACATTAAACAAGTCTGGTATGAAAGGTGCTGGTTCAATCCAAATTACCTTTGCATGGGGTCTTGCTGTTTTAATTCCGGCCTTTATCTTCGGCGCAGCTTCCGGTGCTCATTTTAATCCTGCAATAACAATTGCGTTAGCTTTGGATGGAAGCATGGCCTGGGGTCTGGTTCCCGGTTACATAGTGGCTCAGTTTGCCGGTGCATTTTGTGGGGCGGTTCTTGTTTATCTTCTCTTCAAGGATCAATTTGATGCAACGGAATCTCAAGCTACCAAGCTGGGTGTATTTTCAACAGGACCTGCCATTCCCAATATGGGACGCAACATTTTAAGTGAAGCTATCGGTACATTCGTACTGATGTTTAGTATTAAGGGTATTGCACAGGTTGGCGGCATTGCTACCGGTCTGGATAAATTCCTGGTATTTGGTATTATCGTTTCTGTTGGTATGTCTCTTGGCGGACTGACCGGATATGCGATTAATCCGGCTCGTGACCTTGGTCCGCGTATTGCCCACAGTGTTCTTCCGATTAAGGACAAAGGCGATTCTAACTGGGGATATGCTCCAGTTGTGATTGTCGGCCCGGTCATTGGTGCGGTTGCTGCGGTACTGCTGTATCAGGCAATTCCCTGGGCATAA
- a CDS encoding NAD(P)/FAD-dependent oxidoreductase, which translates to MYDVIIIGAGVSGSAVARELSRYKVNACVLEKEEDVCCGTTKANSAIIHAGYDAAEGSLMARLNVEGNQIMPELSKELDIPFEQCGSLVVCLDEASLPNLQTLYDRGVKNGVKDLEIITDQERIREMEPNLADEVIAVLSAPTAGIVCPFHLNIALAENAYTNGIDFKFDTEVESITQIEGGWKLETNKGVHETRYVVNAAGVYADRFHNMVSESKIHITPRRGDYFLLDKNAGKHVKRTIFALPSKYGKGVLVTPTVHGNLIIGPTAVDIEDKEGTATTREGLDELSKACLNVKNLPMRQVITSFAGLRAHEDHHEFIIRELDDAPGFVDCAGIESPGLTSSPAIGKMVAEILREKLDLNVNPDFNGTRKGNIDLDTLSKEEKAALIEKEPAYGNIICRCEMVTEGELLDAIHRPLGARTLDGIKRRTRAGAGRCQAGFCMPKTMEILHRELGIPMTEITKSGGNSQLLVGYNKDRI; encoded by the coding sequence ATGTATGACGTAATTATTATTGGAGCGGGTGTATCTGGCAGTGCCGTCGCACGCGAACTTTCCCGATATAAGGTGAATGCCTGCGTTCTGGAAAAGGAAGAAGATGTGTGCTGTGGCACCACCAAGGCCAACAGTGCCATCATCCATGCCGGCTATGATGCGGCAGAAGGATCCTTGATGGCCAGGCTGAATGTAGAAGGAAATCAAATAATGCCAGAGCTTTCTAAGGAGCTTGATATTCCTTTTGAGCAGTGCGGGTCTTTGGTTGTATGCCTGGATGAAGCATCGTTGCCGAATCTGCAGACCCTTTATGACCGGGGCGTTAAAAATGGTGTAAAGGATCTGGAAATCATTACAGACCAGGAAAGAATCAGGGAAATGGAGCCAAACCTGGCAGATGAGGTGATTGCAGTTTTATCTGCTCCGACAGCAGGGATTGTATGTCCCTTTCATTTGAATATTGCATTGGCAGAAAATGCTTATACCAATGGCATTGACTTTAAATTTGATACTGAGGTAGAGAGTATAACGCAGATCGAAGGTGGCTGGAAGCTGGAAACAAACAAGGGTGTGCATGAGACCCGGTATGTGGTGAACGCGGCCGGTGTTTATGCAGACCGCTTTCATAATATGGTCAGTGAATCAAAGATCCATATCACTCCCCGGCGGGGCGATTACTTTCTATTGGACAAAAACGCAGGAAAGCATGTGAAACGGACAATTTTTGCACTACCGAGTAAATATGGCAAGGGGGTACTGGTAACTCCTACGGTTCATGGAAATCTTATCATCGGCCCAACCGCAGTTGATATAGAGGATAAGGAAGGCACAGCGACCACCAGGGAGGGCCTTGATGAACTTTCAAAGGCCTGTCTGAACGTGAAGAATCTGCCGATGAGACAAGTGATCACTTCTTTTGCGGGCTTAAGGGCCCATGAAGACCATCATGAATTTATAATCCGGGAGCTTGATGATGCACCGGGTTTTGTGGACTGTGCAGGCATTGAATCGCCCGGTCTTACAAGCAGTCCGGCAATCGGCAAAATGGTAGCAGAAATTTTACGGGAAAAGCTGGATTTAAACGTAAATCCTGATTTTAACGGAACCCGAAAAGGAAACATTGATTTAGATACTTTGTCAAAAGAGGAGAAAGCAGCTCTGATTGAGAAGGAACCGGCATATGGCAATATTATCTGCCGCTGCGAAATGGTAACGGAAGGGGAGCTTTTAGACGCCATTCACCGGCCTTTGGGCGCCCGTACCTTAGATGGTATCAAACGCCGGACCAGGGCAGGAGCAGGACGCTGTCAGGCAGGTTTTTGCATGCCTAAAACAATGGAGATTCTGCACCGGGAACTGGGCATTCCCATGACAGAAATAACGAAATCCGGCGGGAATTCACAGCTGTTAGTCGGATATAACAAGGACAGAATATAA
- a CDS encoding NAD(P)/FAD-dependent oxidoreductase, whose product MKEYDIVIIGGGPAGLAAAIAARDNGSESILILERDKELGGILNQCIHNGFGLHTFKEELTGPEYAARFTEQVEKHKIEYVLNTMVMEISPDKVVTAMNREEGLFDIQAKAVILAMGCRERSRGALNIPGYRPAGIFSAGTAQRLVNMEGYMPGREVVILGSGDIGLIMARRLTLEGAKVKVVAEIMPYSGGLKRNIVQCLDDYGIPLKLSHTIVEIRGRERLEGITLAAVDDRGKPIAGTEEEYSCDTLLLSVGLIPENELSGAMGVVLNPVTSGPIVDESLETNVEGVFACGNVLHVHDLVDFVSEEAAAAGKNASAYVKNGTQKTGGRVISLEGTDGVRYTVPSTIIPERMEATQIVRFRVGNVYKNCYIGVYFNNERVLHRKRMVMAPGEMEEIKLEKEKLLLHPDVDRITIRIEEA is encoded by the coding sequence ATGAAAGAATATGATATTGTGATAATTGGCGGCGGTCCTGCTGGCCTTGCTGCGGCGATTGCGGCCCGGGATAACGGCTCTGAAAGCATATTGATCCTGGAAAGGGATAAGGAGCTCGGAGGGATATTAAATCAGTGCATTCATAACGGTTTTGGACTGCATACATTTAAGGAAGAATTGACAGGGCCGGAATATGCGGCTCGTTTCACGGAACAAGTGGAAAAGCATAAGATTGAATATGTTCTAAATACAATGGTTATGGAAATCAGCCCTGACAAGGTAGTTACGGCAATGAACAGGGAGGAGGGACTGTTTGATATCCAGGCCAAGGCGGTCATCCTGGCGATGGGATGCAGAGAACGCTCCAGGGGAGCTCTCAATATACCTGGATACCGGCCGGCCGGTATTTTTTCAGCCGGTACAGCACAGCGCCTTGTAAATATGGAAGGCTACATGCCCGGGCGCGAAGTAGTGATTCTTGGATCCGGTGATATTGGATTGATTATGGCCAGACGACTGACTCTGGAAGGAGCCAAGGTTAAGGTGGTGGCTGAAATCATGCCATATTCCGGAGGGCTTAAAAGGAATATTGTCCAGTGCCTGGATGATTATGGAATTCCGCTTAAATTGAGCCACACGATAGTCGAGATCAGAGGCAGGGAGCGGCTGGAGGGAATTACTCTGGCGGCAGTGGATGACAGGGGGAAACCAATTGCAGGAACAGAAGAGGAATATTCCTGTGACACCTTGCTTTTATCGGTCGGGCTGATACCGGAAAATGAACTCTCCGGTGCCATGGGAGTGGTTTTAAATCCGGTCACATCAGGCCCGATTGTAGATGAAAGTCTGGAAACAAATGTGGAAGGAGTCTTTGCCTGCGGGAACGTGCTTCATGTGCATGATTTGGTGGATTTTGTTTCGGAAGAAGCTGCTGCTGCCGGAAAGAATGCTTCAGCATATGTGAAAAATGGAACGCAGAAAACGGGCGGCCGGGTAATCAGTCTTGAGGGAACTGATGGGGTCCGTTATACGGTTCCAAGCACGATTATCCCAGAACGTATGGAGGCAACTCAAATCGTTCGGTTCCGGGTTGGAAATGTTTATAAAAATTGCTATATCGGTGTATACTTTAATAACGAGAGGGTATTGCATCGGAAACGGATGGTGATGGCACCAGGAGAAATGGAAGAAATAAAGCTGGAAAAAGAAAAGTTACTGTTGCATCCGGATGTTGACAGGATTACAATAAGGATAGAGGAGGCATAG
- a CDS encoding DUF1667 domain-containing protein — MEKRELICISCPMGCPLTVELEGGEIVNITGNTCNRGEVYGRKEVTNPTRIVTSTVKVEGGKSDMVSVKTREDIPKDKIFECVKALKGITVKAPVRIGDVILPDVAGTGVDIVATKECR; from the coding sequence ATGGAAAAAAGAGAACTTATCTGTATCAGCTGTCCTATGGGCTGTCCTCTGACCGTGGAACTGGAAGGCGGAGAAATCGTGAACATTACAGGAAATACCTGTAATCGAGGTGAGGTATATGGCCGAAAGGAAGTTACCAATCCCACAAGGATCGTCACCTCCACCGTGAAGGTGGAAGGCGGTAAATCCGACATGGTATCGGTTAAAACCAGAGAGGATATACCCAAAGATAAAATCTTTGAATGTGTAAAAGCACTCAAAGGTATCACGGTGAAAGCGCCTGTCCGGATCGGCGATGTGATCCTGCCTGATGTGGCAGGAACAGGAGTAGATATCGTGGCGACGAAAGAGTGTAGATGA
- the dhaK gene encoding dihydroxyacetone kinase subunit DhaK: MKKFINDTALVEEQMILGMVKAYPRHLKKLDCGNVVVRAEKKEGKVALISGGGSGHEPAHGGFVGTGMLDAAVAGPVFTSPTPDQIYEGIKAVATDAGVLMIVKNYTGDVMNFEMAAEMAEMEGITVKHVVTNDDVAVKDSLYTIGRRGVAGTVFVHKIAGAMAETGADLDQVQATAQKVIDNVRTMGAAIEPCTVPAAGKPGFTLSDDEMEIGIGIHGEPGTHKEPVKKADEIVDMLLSQILEDIDYAGSEVAVMINGAGGTPLMELYIINNRVTDVLAEKGIRIHKTFVGEYMTSIEMQGFSISLLRLDDEMKQLLDAVADTPAWK, encoded by the coding sequence ATGAAAAAATTTATCAACGATACGGCATTGGTGGAAGAACAGATGATTTTAGGGATGGTGAAGGCTTATCCCCGGCATTTGAAAAAGCTGGATTGCGGTAATGTTGTTGTGCGGGCCGAGAAGAAAGAGGGTAAGGTGGCTTTAATCAGCGGCGGCGGAAGCGGGCATGAACCGGCTCATGGCGGCTTCGTCGGAACCGGAATGCTGGATGCCGCAGTTGCGGGTCCGGTCTTTACCTCCCCGACTCCGGATCAGATCTATGAGGGCATTAAAGCGGTCGCTACGGATGCTGGTGTGCTTATGATCGTAAAGAATTACACCGGTGATGTCATGAACTTTGAGATGGCCGCAGAGATGGCGGAGATGGAAGGCATCACCGTGAAGCATGTTGTCACGAATGATGATGTGGCAGTAAAGGACAGTCTTTATACGATCGGCCGCAGAGGAGTGGCAGGGACAGTCTTTGTGCATAAAATAGCAGGTGCTATGGCCGAGACTGGTGCAGATCTTGATCAAGTGCAGGCAACTGCGCAAAAAGTAATTGATAATGTAAGAACGATGGGAGCAGCGATTGAACCTTGTACGGTACCGGCTGCGGGGAAACCGGGATTTACCCTTTCCGATGATGAGATGGAAATCGGAATCGGCATCCACGGAGAGCCGGGAACCCATAAAGAGCCGGTTAAGAAGGCGGATGAGATCGTTGATATGCTGCTGAGTCAGATTCTTGAAGATATCGATTATGCAGGCAGCGAAGTAGCAGTTATGATTAATGGTGCCGGCGGAACACCGCTGATGGAGCTTTATATCATTAACAATCGTGTTACTGATGTTCTGGCAGAAAAAGGTATACGGATACATAAAACCTTTGTCGGAGAATATATGACCTCCATCGAAATGCAGGGCTTTTCAATCTCCCTTCTTCGTCTGGATGATGAAATGAAGCAGCTTTTAGATGCGGTCGCAGATACGCCTGCTTGGAAATAA
- the dhaL gene encoding dihydroxyacetone kinase subunit DhaL produces the protein MADSKKVLEIIKAISLKMEEQKDYLTELDQPIGDSDHGINLARGFAAVNEKLTGLEGKDIGTILKTVGMTLVSTVGGASGPLYGSAFMKAGQAMAGKEDVDITDFLTVIKTAIEAVEQRGKAVVEEATMLDAMVPSYQAMDQAAQEGKTVGEVLNAGVKAAWSGVEHTKDLIATKGRASYVGERGLGHQDPGATSYSFMLEVISKVAG, from the coding sequence ATGGCAGACAGTAAAAAGGTATTAGAAATCATAAAAGCAATCAGTTTAAAAATGGAAGAACAAAAGGATTATCTTACGGAACTGGACCAGCCGATTGGAGACAGTGATCACGGTATTAACCTGGCCCGTGGTTTTGCTGCGGTAAATGAAAAGCTAACCGGTTTGGAAGGCAAGGATATCGGGACCATATTAAAGACAGTAGGAATGACGCTTGTTTCAACTGTCGGCGGGGCTTCTGGTCCGTTATACGGATCTGCTTTCATGAAGGCTGGACAGGCCATGGCTGGAAAGGAAGATGTGGATATCACCGATTTTCTGACGGTCATAAAGACTGCCATCGAAGCAGTAGAACAGCGTGGTAAGGCAGTGGTGGAGGAGGCGACCATGTTGGATGCTATGGTGCCGTCCTATCAGGCCATGGATCAGGCTGCTCAGGAAGGGAAAACAGTTGGGGAAGTTCTTAACGCAGGAGTCAAGGCAGCATGGTCAGGAGTGGAGCATACAAAGGATCTGATTGCCACCAAAGGCCGGGCCAGTTATGTGGGTGAACGGGGCCTGGGGCATCAGGACCCGGGGGCTACGTCTTATTCTTTTATGTTGGAAGTGATTTCTAAAGTGGCAGGCTGA
- the dhaM gene encoding dihydroxyacetone kinase phosphoryl donor subunit DhaM: MVGLVIVSHSDSLAKSVVELTKIMASNAQIAPAGGLEDGSFGTSFEKIQAAIESVYTDDGVLVLMDMGSAVMTTEMVIEMLEDKKVEMVDCPLVEGAVVASIDAAAGMDFETIKGDLAKVGGTRKF; the protein is encoded by the coding sequence ATGGTTGGATTAGTCATCGTATCTCACAGTGATTCGCTGGCAAAAAGTGTTGTGGAACTGACAAAAATCATGGCGTCCAATGCGCAGATTGCCCCGGCAGGCGGGCTCGAAGATGGAAGCTTTGGCACCAGCTTTGAGAAAATACAGGCTGCGATTGAATCTGTTTATACCGACGACGGAGTGTTGGTGCTCATGGATATGGGCAGTGCCGTCATGACCACTGAGATGGTAATCGAAATGCTGGAGGACAAAAAGGTGGAAATGGTAGATTGCCCATTAGTGGAAGGTGCGGTTGTAGCCTCCATAGATGCGGCTGCCGGAATGGATTTTGAAACGATTAAGGGAGATCTTGCGAAAGTAGGAGGGACCAGGAAGTTTTAA
- a CDS encoding EcsC family protein translates to MRRQFDKQVKQIKKEENKLLNKKENPLLKASIEPVADKIQSYIPNKLKTALETAFYKGFRLVFEKGYIYIEKTYDKDKIQLEYDLNNYAIDKVTKRKYLKRLDRHSKQSQMFNSSISVLEGGVLGALGIGLPDIPLFLSLVMKSVYEIALSYGYHYETEEEKAYILLLICTAMAKQEQQKEFYQKLEKLGEDIDYKIIPEINLDEIIKTTAGILSESLLTAKFIQGIPLIGAVGGLVNYSIIRKISKFAGVKYKKRYYMNKQKHVKSSDV, encoded by the coding sequence ATGAGACGGCAATTCGATAAGCAGGTGAAGCAGATAAAAAAAGAAGAAAATAAATTGCTTAACAAAAAGGAAAATCCATTATTAAAAGCTTCCATAGAGCCTGTTGCTGATAAAATTCAAAGTTATATTCCAAACAAACTGAAAACCGCCCTGGAGACGGCATTCTATAAAGGCTTCCGACTGGTTTTTGAAAAAGGTTATATTTATATAGAGAAAACTTATGATAAAGATAAGATACAGTTGGAATATGATTTAAATAATTATGCCATTGACAAAGTAACCAAAAGAAAATATTTGAAACGTCTGGACCGGCATTCCAAGCAGTCCCAGATGTTTAATTCTTCCATTTCTGTACTGGAAGGAGGAGTTTTGGGGGCATTAGGAATCGGCTTGCCAGATATCCCGCTTTTTTTATCCTTGGTCATGAAATCTGTTTATGAAATTGCTTTAAGCTATGGATATCATTATGAAACAGAGGAAGAAAAAGCTTATATCCTGCTTTTGATCTGTACTGCAATGGCGAAACAGGAGCAGCAGAAAGAATTCTATCAAAAACTTGAAAAATTAGGCGAGGACATCGATTATAAAATTATTCCGGAAATTAATTTGGACGAAATTATAAAAACTACAGCAGGAATACTATCGGAGTCGTTATTAACTGCAAAATTCATACAGGGTATCCCATTGATAGGAGCGGTGGGAGGCCTTGTTAATTATAGCATCATCCGTAAAATCAGTAAATTTGCCGGTGTGAAATATAAAAAGAGATATTACATGAATAAACAAAAACATGTTAAATCGTCCGATGTTTAA
- a CDS encoding heterodisulfide reductase-related iron-sulfur binding cluster: MKEVFAPGCALLLYKPALADKTMSFLREYVDSNMKGHMICCRHEPRLENDTKVINTCPGCDRRFRGIYEGVSTISLWEVIAECKTFPFPNYNGMEMSVHDACPTRTEERVHNAIRKLLAHMNIRVVEPENTRHKASCCGDSFYDSLPVKRVHERMRIRANEMPREDVVVYCLDCVRSMSIGGKKPHYILDLLFNEETIPDELTPESWRDRLNDYIEKH; encoded by the coding sequence ATGAAAGAAGTTTTTGCGCCAGGGTGTGCTTTATTACTTTATAAACCAGCGTTGGCGGATAAAACAATGAGTTTCTTACGAGAATATGTTGATAGCAATATGAAGGGACATATGATTTGTTGCAGGCACGAGCCGAGGTTAGAAAACGATACGAAAGTAATCAATACATGCCCGGGGTGTGATCGGCGGTTTAGAGGGATTTACGAGGGCGTGTCTACTATCTCACTATGGGAAGTGATCGCGGAATGCAAAACCTTTCCATTTCCGAATTATAACGGAATGGAAATGTCTGTTCACGATGCTTGCCCGACCCGCACCGAAGAAAGGGTACATAATGCTATTCGCAAGCTCTTGGCACACATGAATATCCGTGTTGTCGAACCTGAAAACACCCGCCATAAAGCATCTTGCTGCGGCGACAGCTTTTATGATTCGCTTCCTGTCAAACGTGTCCATGAACGTATGAGAATAAGAGCCAATGAAATGCCGAGAGAAGATGTTGTGGTTTATTGCCTTGATTGTGTTAGGTCGATGTCAATCGGTGGGAAAAAGCCTCATTACATTCTTGATCTGCTCTTTAATGAAGAAACAATACCGGATGAGCTAACTCCCGAATCTTGGCGGGACAGGTTGAATGATTACATTGAAAAACATTGA
- a CDS encoding LysR family transcriptional regulator, which translates to MDLKELRSFQTILKEGSFSKAAQNLNYAQSTVTTQIQKLEKEIGFSLFDRGAEIKLTAQGELFAKEVDSLIDHWHYVIEHSSKVEKEEVGILNIGINETVAIHILSKAIKKFREIKPHIICNFVVNNSCELCENLNRQTIDFAIGSYPADITTSYYFEELYKEKMCFIISRKYAETMNCITSLEELSNYPLLIGGERCLYNLKFRKSYSHVNTTPFCYTVSQITAIPYLIHEFPSVGVVISNPAFSDDVIELPIEMEDPFIPIGIILSDNSKYLSNAKSTFLDIVRGLV; encoded by the coding sequence ATGGACTTAAAAGAATTAAGATCATTTCAAACAATTTTGAAAGAAGGTAGTTTTTCAAAAGCGGCACAAAATCTTAACTATGCACAATCTACGGTTACTACACAAATTCAGAAATTAGAAAAAGAAATTGGATTCAGCTTGTTTGACCGAGGGGCAGAAATTAAGCTAACAGCTCAAGGCGAATTATTCGCCAAAGAAGTGGATAGTCTTATTGACCACTGGCATTATGTGATTGAGCATTCAAGCAAGGTAGAAAAGGAAGAAGTTGGAATACTTAATATTGGTATAAATGAAACTGTTGCTATTCATATTTTGTCAAAGGCCATAAAGAAATTCAGAGAGATCAAACCACATATAATCTGCAATTTTGTAGTAAACAACTCATGTGAGCTTTGTGAAAATCTCAACAGGCAAACCATAGACTTTGCCATTGGCAGTTATCCTGCCGATATTACCACTTCCTATTATTTTGAAGAGCTTTATAAGGAAAAAATGTGTTTTATCATTTCAAGAAAATATGCTGAAACCATGAACTGCATAACTTCTCTTGAGGAATTATCAAATTATCCCTTGCTAATTGGTGGAGAAAGATGCTTATATAATTTGAAATTCAGAAAATCGTATTCCCATGTTAATACAACGCCTTTTTGCTATACTGTCAGCCAAATTACCGCAATACCATATTTAATTCACGAATTCCCTTCTGTCGGTGTAGTTATATCAAACCCTGCATTTTCCGATGATGTTATAGAGCTTCCGATAGAAATGGAGGACCCTTTTATCCCCATAGGCATCATACTTAGTGATAATTCCAAGTATTTATCAAATGCCAAAAGTACATTTTTAGATATTGTCAGGGGACTTGTTTGA
- a CDS encoding TetR/AcrR family transcriptional regulator C-terminal domain-containing protein, giving the protein MKHETTTLMTKKAIAASLKIIMEKKPLDKITVREIIEDCGINRKTFYYHFRDIYHLIKWIFEEEAIEVVKQYDLIVNYYDAIQFVLDYVEKNKLICNCAFDAIGRDELKRFFQKDFLFIIQNIVDQLSEGKKVPKDYQAFLVNFYTEALASLLINWLRDKEHYDKQKIIRYVHITLFGSIEYALNNAEKEL; this is encoded by the coding sequence ATGAAGCATGAGACCACAACTTTAATGACAAAAAAAGCCATTGCGGCATCGCTAAAAATAATTATGGAAAAAAAGCCCCTGGATAAAATCACAGTTAGGGAAATCATTGAGGACTGCGGTATAAACCGGAAGACCTTTTATTATCACTTTAGGGATATCTATCATCTGATTAAATGGATTTTTGAAGAAGAAGCGATCGAAGTCGTTAAGCAATATGATCTGATCGTAAATTATTATGATGCAATCCAATTTGTTCTGGACTATGTGGAAAAAAATAAACTGATTTGCAACTGTGCCTTCGATGCCATTGGCCGGGACGAATTAAAACGTTTTTTCCAGAAAGACTTTCTATTTATCATCCAAAACATTGTGGACCAGTTGTCGGAAGGTAAAAAGGTTCCAAAAGACTACCAAGCATTTCTGGTGAATTTCTATACAGAAGCGCTTGCATCTCTTCTTATTAACTGGTTACGTGATAAAGAACATTATGATAAACAAAAAATTATCCGGTATGTACATATTACCTTATTCGGTTCTATCGAATATGCATTGAACAATGCGGAAAAAGAACTCTGA